Below is a window of Desulfuribacillus stibiiarsenatis DNA.
TCGTTTGCTGTTAGAAGATGAAACGCAACTTCTCTTTCTGTGTTGGTAAGCTTATATTCACTGAGGAATTCATTAACTAATCTTTCCGGTAAATCATTTATGGAATTTAGCATGTTAATCTCCTTCCTATTGCCTTAATATTCATGTATTGATGTGATTCTTGGCTTTTGAGTGTTGGTAAGCTTAATAGATACAAACATGTTGGGAAAAGCACTAGACCTAAAATAGAAATCATGATAAAATTTAGATAACCTATTGATTGGATGAAATGTAACAATTTCACCAGTCCTTTCTGAGAGAGATAATGCGGGAACATTATCTCTCTTTTTATATTTTTATTAGTCTTACGAGTTACAACTCTACCCCTTTACTTACAATGTCTTTAAGGGTTTGTAGACATTGCTCTTTCGATTCATTGTTCATTCTGCTATTCTCTGAGATGTAGGCTTGGTATATCTCTTCGAAGTAATCCTCATCTTCTAATAAATCATTCATGTCATCTAGGCTATAATCGTTGTCATATAGGTAATGGCGGATATTCGAGTGGTACTCACTCGTACCGAAGGCTCTTTCATACCACTCATTCGCTTTATCCCTCTCATCAGATCCATTCGATTGCCAACCGGTTAAATCTCCAACAAAAGATGATATAAGCTCCCCTGCATCTCGGAATCCAGCTTTATATGCCATTAGTTTCAAGTTGCTATACTCTTTGTCGGTGAGAGATATTTTAATATCCTCGCGATTCGCCTTCGTATTTAAGTCTTCTCTCTGCTTTTGGGCATAATCGCTCAACATTTCTTTCCATTCAGCTTTTGGATCAAGTACAGTCACGTTTTCGCCTCCATTCGTTTGATCAATTGGGTTTTGTCCTTAATATCCGTACTCACTGTCCTCATCGTCTATAACGTTGTAACAAATGTCGTTCGATAAGCGTTCCATTGGTTTATCAATCTCTGTGTTTACTGGATATTGATGATTCATAACGAAACCTTGATTTGATAGTCTTTGAATCTCAACTGATAGTGACAAGACAATGGATTTTAGATCAGCGATTTCTCTACTAATTTGTAATTCATTAGATCTCTGATTCTGGTGGGTATTAGTTAATTGATTAGAACTGAACGCTAAATCTTGTTCTGCCCACTTGATCGCTTGCTTGGTTAATAACCTTTGATCAGATAAAGAGTTTAGATAGTTATAAACTTCCTCTGTCATCCTGTCTGTAGTAATATTTAGCTGCTTCTTTCTACTCCTGGTTGTCATTTACTTCACCAACTTCAGTAGTTGGAACCGTAGTTTTTTCAATCAATCCCATTTTCGCAAGTTGGCTCTTAGCATATATCTCTCCGCCAAAGATATTGAGTTTTCGAGATTCATCAGGAAATATGTGATAATTACTTGCTATATCTTTATTTAATGCTTGTACTAATACTTGCTCAATGTACTTTTTCAGTATCTCTGACACTCCACCGGTCCAGATGTAATAAACTGTTTGTCCATGGGAGAAATGAAAGGTATTGAGTGCTTTAATAACTATAATACTTGCTAATTCCTGGAGCGCGTTTTCAATAATGCTTGTAAAATCGGTTTTCTTTTTTGTCGTTGGATCCTCATATTCAAATATTCCAAACTTAATATTCTCTAAAATAAACCGTTCTAAGGTTCTTACATCGCCGAAGTAATCCATCAGCTTTGTAGTTCTTAAATCTTCAAGGCTTTTTAAGTAACTTTTATCTGTAAAGGATGCAAAATCATCGGTGTCGGCTGGTTTGCGTAATCTAGGTTGTAGTTTCGTAAGGTCCAAAGTCTGTGCTCCCCAGTCGCAAATGACTGAATGTGACATATCAAACTTCGAGATATTTTTCGGGGCTAATTGGAGATCGAATTTGAGTGCGTATCTTGATGTTTCTCCTTCTACTCTGCATACTGCTTTCTTTACGGTAATATTTAATACTCGCTGGTAATTGGGAGTGATCAACTCTACTTCATGATTTTTCTCAAATCGTTGTTCCATCTTTTTTAGCATATCGCCGAAATTATCCGATTTTTTGATTAACCATATCGGTAGCATGGTAAGGAAATACTCAATATCTATTAAATAAACGTCTTGATTCAATTCGCTTTCGATAGATTGTTCTGGATCTGAAATAGACTGATTTACATGATAGAATGCTAGAGCTGCTAGCCAAGTTACAATAACCGTTAAAGACTCCGTTTTATCATGCAGCTTGAAAATGTGTTCATTGCCGAAAATATCAGTCTCTGCCTTCCGCCCGACTTTGAAATATCTGTCTTTTCCATCAAGATTGATTTTGATAACTAATTGTTCTTTTAGCTGTTCCATATCAACACTATCCGTAAATAACGAACTTGCCTTCTTCTCTGAAATTTCAGTAATACTTGATGGCATTTCGAAATAATTCCCATCGATTAGATGCTGGCTCATAGAGTTTCCGAAATCACTGATACAACGTGTAATGTTCATAATAATGTTGCTCCTCTCATATTCTCTTTTTTCGATATAGGATGATCCATACAGGTTGACCCTTTAAGCTTGTCTTAGATTGTATGTCAACTTCTTCCCAGTCAATTAGATATAGCTTAGCTATAGATATAGCTTGATTGGGATCCGTAAACGGTAAACTGGCAAACCAACCGTAGTCAAAATTTTCAGAATTAAACATACTGAAAGTTCCTTTTATTATTAAATTCGATCTTCGGTAATTAAAGGTGATTTTGATTGAAAAGAAATTGAATGGTTTTAAGGGATTATTTACTAGTAAAAAACTGTTGTATTTCGAGGGAATATCGGATATAATGAGGGTGTCAAGCGTCATTATATCCGATTTTCCAAAGCGTGCTAGGTTCCTAACCTAGTGCGTTTTTTCTTTGTCTGTTTTTCTATGTTGTATTTAGCTAGGAGTTTCTTGGCCCAGGCATCATGGAATTGCTTCTTTTTTTCCTGCAAGTCTTCTCGTAACTTCTCCATGTACTTAGCGCGTAACTCATAACTTTCTGCATTAGCTTCCTTAATACCTAAATCTAATCCTTGGCATATGAGCTCGATTGCATGTCCGTCTAGTTCTATTAAAGCCATTGCCTTTAATGCCTCTTCGTTTGGTTCAGCTCGTAACATTTGTTTCCCTCCTCTCTAATACTTGTCCAATACGCAGAGAATACTCTCTGCTATCCATTAACGACCTTTTTTATGGGGCTTTTCGTAGATGTAATTCTTAAAGGCTTAATAGATACACTTTGAAAATACGGGGAAAATGCATCATTGAAAGCTTTGGCAGCATCTGCGTTATTGAATTTCTCTTTTCCTAGCTTTAATTTGCTGCTCATACATATCACCTCGTTACAGAATATGCGGTGATGATCATCGGACTACCATAGTTTCTCACCCAAATTCTATTATTTTTTCTACTACTGCCACTCGATACAAAATTAAGACCGATCAACTTAGAAAACTATGTTTTCTAGATAAAAATTCTAATATGAGAAGGTTTTTATTGAAGTTACCTAGAATTTATTTCTTAGTTGTTAAATTTTACTAAGACAACTATCTTTAAAATTCAGTTAAGTTTTATAGGCTGGGCACATATTGGAGTGATCAATTTGACTTGCCAACATTATTCATGTAAAAAATCTACTTTTTTTAGTGACAAACATATTTGCAAGGTATCCTTTGAAGATAGGAACATTGATGATAACCACTCTAAAATATTTTGTTTGACAAAAGAGGAATGGCATAGCACTGCCAAATATAAAGATTGTCCTTACTATAAGTAACTAAATTTAGCCCAGCCTATATTTTTTTAAACTTTAAATTGTCAATAGCCTGTTGCATCACTTTTTGTTCGATTGTATAATCTACGCTATCTCTGACGACCATCGCTTCTATGACTGTTAAATCTCTTGCAATAATCAAGCGATAAATTGCATCACCCAAGCGATCAGTACAGTCTTTAAGTTTGCTTTTTAATTCATGATTTGTGCTCAGTTCTTTTCTTTCATTCATAGTGAAACCTCCGTTTCGACTATTCTCAACTTGTGTTTACATAACTTTGGTGTAATAACATTAAAACGAATATCATTAGAGATTTGTTCAGCTAGAACTTTGATTTCTTCAAGTGTGAGTTCTTCGCCCAAGATATATTCTTGAAAACATTTAACAAGCTCTTGCTGTATTTGAGCAATCTCAGCAGTAATAGACTCAACTACTTTTTCTTGCTCTATCATTAAACATCCCTACCTTCTACTTTTTTTCTCTCTTCTACTGTCACCCGATACAAAATCAAGACCGATCAACTTAGAAAGCTATCTTTTCTAGATAAAAATTCTAATGTGAGAAGGTTTTTATTGAAGTTATCTAGAATTTATTTCCTTGTTGTTAAATTTTACTAAGGAGTGACATTATGAATTCAAATCTTGATTACGATTGGAAGAATATCTTTCTTGGAACTTCTTCCAAAGACAGCATGAAGGCATATCCTGTATTGAGTTTCATCGTTCTTATCTATACGTATTTAGCCTTAATCGCTGGTGGTGTGGTACTTATTGGTGCATTAAATGCATTATTCGATGGTGAGTTTTTTCAGTTTCTGCTTTACACAGTTGGGGCTGCGTTTCTATGGGCGATGATAAAACTAACCGCCGAAATTATCCAACTTGTTGTGAATATTGCAGATAATACTCGTCGTTCCGCAGAGTATTTGAAGCAAATAGCAGAAAAAGAGTAATACTGTAAATTTAGAGTAGGGGCAGTGGATGTTAATCTTTAAGTCCATTTGCCTCTTTTTTCGATAGCTACGAAAAGTTACGCTGTAGTTCTAGAATATTCCGTTATAACGGTTTCCGTTAGTTTGTTGTCATAAAAAACCTGGACATTAACTTGCAATGTGTCAGCAGCTATCATAATCCTCTCTGCAGTGTATTTAGTGCTTCCTGATGCTAAATGTTTATATCCTTGTATCGTCTTATAGCCAAGGCGTTTTGCCATATGTGTTTTTGATACTCCTTTAGCAATTCTGATTTTTTCTACATTTTCATTTACATTACTCATATGTTCACCTCCTATAATAACGATTTCCGTTAGTTGAATTATACTAACGATTTTTGTTAGTGTCAATATATAATTTAGATATTTTCTCATTTATCGTTAGTTTTATACCCAAATCCGTTAGTAACTGCTATATTATAGATGATTGGAGGGTTGTTTTATATGTCTATAGGAACCGGGGATAGGATTAAATATTTTAGAAAGCTTCGTAAGTTTACACAAAAAGAATTAGGCGATAAAGTTAACCGTTCGCCTCAAGTTATTTCTAATTGGGAAAGAGAATACTCTGACCCAGACCATGAGGACATTGCATTATTGTCTCAAGCACTTAATTGTTCAACCGACTACCTCCTTGGAAGAACCAATAACCCGTCCATTGCTGAAGTTCATAATATCGAGGATGAAAAAACTCCTGACGAGCAACTAAAGGAATTATTATCTGATCCTACGATGTTAGTTGCATTCTCTGATTATGATAATTGGTCAGACGACGATAAGAAAGAATTGATTGCATATTTACGGGCGAAAAAAATGTCGAGAGATGTAAATAAATTATCAGAATAAGAAAAACGACACTCAAAAATAGAGTAGTCGTTTTTCTGCTTTTATACCATTTGTCGAATTTTGTTGAAATATGAAATATGTTGTCGGTTTAATAATAAGGAAGGTTGTGAAAAATTAGGTGAACGACGAAGATTTAACACACAGTAAAATATTATCACTTCTGCTTAAGCCATTATTTAAGATTTAAATAAGAAAGGTTGGTATGAGTCAATGAAATCTACTCCTGGCGAAGCTTTATTCAGATTTTTCCAAACTGATTTGAACGAGAGTAATACAATAGAGTTAAGTTTTACTCCAAACATACCTATTGAAGAAAAGCAATATAAACACATTAGTCACAATTTATTACTTACCGTCACAGGATATCTTTTAATTCTAAACTTAGAGTCTTTAGACAATAACAAACAAATCACGTTTTGTATCCCAGATATTAAAAACGTAGAGCTCAATAACGAAAGCTTAGATGATAATTATTGTAAATATTATTTAAATTGTCACGTTCGTACTCACTATTACGAATATCAAGAACTAATTGAAATGAAAAATGCAGGAATTGAAATCAGCTCCAGAAAAATCGAAGAAATACTTAGAAATATCAATATGACTTATAGAAT
It encodes the following:
- a CDS encoding Alp7A family actin-like protein; translation: MNITRCISDFGNSMSQHLIDGNYFEMPSSITEISEKKASSLFTDSVDMEQLKEQLVIKINLDGKDRYFKVGRKAETDIFGNEHIFKLHDKTESLTVIVTWLAALAFYHVNQSISDPEQSIESELNQDVYLIDIEYFLTMLPIWLIKKSDNFGDMLKKMEQRFEKNHEVELITPNYQRVLNITVKKAVCRVEGETSRYALKFDLQLAPKNISKFDMSHSVICDWGAQTLDLTKLQPRLRKPADTDDFASFTDKSYLKSLEDLRTTKLMDYFGDVRTLERFILENIKFGIFEYEDPTTKKKTDFTSIIENALQELASIIVIKALNTFHFSHGQTVYYIWTGGVSEILKKYIEQVLVQALNKDIASNYHIFPDESRKLNIFGGEIYAKSQLAKMGLIEKTTVPTTEVGEVNDNQE
- a CDS encoding helix-turn-helix domain-containing protein gives rise to the protein MSNVNENVEKIRIAKGVSKTHMAKRLGYKTIQGYKHLASGSTKYTAERIMIAADTLQVNVQVFYDNKLTETVITEYSRTTA
- a CDS encoding helix-turn-helix domain-containing protein, translated to MSIGTGDRIKYFRKLRKFTQKELGDKVNRSPQVISNWEREYSDPDHEDIALLSQALNCSTDYLLGRTNNPSIAEVHNIEDEKTPDEQLKELLSDPTMLVAFSDYDNWSDDDKKELIAYLRAKKMSRDVNKLSE